Part of the Yersinia hibernica genome, AGTCTTTTATTCGCGTAAGCCAATACTTGATCTAACGTTTTCTGACTGACTCGCTGAGTAGGTGTTGATCTCGGGTAATAAACTAGCGGAGTATAATAAACACCAGTATATTGTTTGGCATTAAAATTAGGCGAAACCCATCGCAATATTTTCTGACCACTTGCGGATTCTGTCTCTTGTAATTTGCTGTAATCACTGAGGAAACCAGAGTATTGCGCACTGGTCGTCACTTTTGAGGCGCATCCTGCCACTAATATCCCGACGGCAAATAGCGCCGCTATCTTATAACTATTCAGAATGGCCATTATATTTTCCTATATGTTTATTAGGGGACTCAAAACAGGTATGTAGAAAAAGACCAAGAAGACAAAAAGATGAGAATGTTCTCCATTTAAATTTTAAACCATGGAAAAACATTTGCTGAATATAAATTAAAAGCCTCCGCAGAGGCTTATATTAGATTTAATCTGAGAATAAAACTGTGGTGAGAAGGAGATAAAATCAAGCAGAATTAATACGCCAAGGTGTCCAATTGATACAAGCCATCAAGGAATGCAGGAATAAAGCTCCCCGGCCCGGCAACGCGTTGAGATACCTGCCCGCCCACTTGCGACATAATCCGGCAAGCGGTGGCAACATGGTGTAGACGATCACCTTGCAGCGCACTGAACGCCGCCACCACCGCAGAGAGCGCACACCCGGTACCGACCACCCGAGTCATTAGCTTATCACCGCCAGTCACCGCAAAAACACGCTGACCATCAGTGATGTAATCAACTTCACCGGTTATTGCAACGACCGTCCGGGCCTGTGTTGCCAATTGACGAGCAGCAGGCAAAGCCGCCAGTGAAGTATCCACGCTATCAACCCCGCGCCCCATCGTTGCGATGCCACTCAATGCCATGATTTCCGACGCATTACCGCGTATTGCTACAGGCTTGAGCAGAAGTAATTCTTTAGCAAAATCAGTGCGATATGCCAGCCCACCGACAGCAACCGGGTCCAGCACCCAAGGAGTCCCCACCTGATTGGCGGCGCTGATTGCCGCCAACATGGATTCCGCTCGCGCCCGATGCAACGTACCAATATTGATAAGTAAACTGTTGGCCATGGCACTAAATTGCGCCGCCTCTTCAGGTTCAACCACCATCGCCGGAAAAGCCCCCAACGCCAGTAGCACATTGGCAGTAAATGACTGCACCACTTCATTCGTCAAGCAATGCACTAATGGGGGAGTGGCTCGAAATTGTTGCAGACTGGCGGCGGCCAGTGTGTCAGGGAATAGAACCGGTGTGACTGATGTGTCAGTGTGAATAGTCTTCATAATGCCCCCACCAGCGAACAAGAGGGGGTATCGGTGTTTAAGATACCTCGACTTCCCTCCGCTGGCATAATCCAGATCAGGTCATACGGGTATTATCTCAGCCCCCCTGTTACGAGGTGGCACCCCGAGTCAATGAACTTCATTTTTAACACAACCAGCCATACTCATCACCCAGAATTATTCTATTCTGCAAAGTTTTAGTGGCTGGCATTAGCATATTATTAGCTGCGCGCAGCGGCGATCAGCGCCTGCCCCAGCGCTAAGCCACCATCGCCGGCCGGCAAGCGCTGCGGCATCAATAATTTGAAGTCATGCAGTTGCTCGCTGAGTAATTCGCGCAGTAAGCGGTTATGTAACACACCGCCAGAAAATGCAATGGTATCAATATTATAACGCTGTGCCGCTTGGCGAGCCAATGTGGCGAAGCCCTGTGCCAGTGCGAAGTGGAAAGCATAAGCCCGCTCAGCCGGTGAGGCATCAAAAGCCAGCCATTGCTGCCAGAAAGTGGCTAAGTCCAATTGGTGAGCGCGCAGTGGCAAAGTGACGGGCGGAACTGTGCGAGGACTTTGCCATGCCAGCGCCTCCAACAAACAAGCGGCCTCGCCTTCCCAACTGATAGCCTGTGGCACAATATTCAGCGCCGCCGCCACCGCATCAAATAATCGTCCCGCAGATGAAGCCGGCGGTGCATTAATGCCACGCGCAATGGCCCGCACCAGCACTTCAGCTTGCGGCAAAGGGATTGCCGCGGCTTGCGGAAAATGTTGCCAATTCGGCACAAAGCGCTGCAATTGCGCCAATAAATTGCGCCATGGCTGGCGAGAAGCCAGATCCCCGCCGGGTAAGGCCACCGCAGGCAAACCGCCCACATATTCACAATTCTCATAATCTACCCGCAAACATTCGCCGCCCCATAAATGACCATCAGCACCATACCCCAGCCCATCCAGCGCCAAACCGATTACCGCCCCACCCTGGCGCGGCCAGCCATGTTCCGCCAAACAAGCGGCCAAATGCGCATGATGATGCAGTACTTCGATACAAGGAATATTCTGCTGTGCAGCCCACTCTTTACCGAGCCGGTGACTGACATAACCGGGGTGTGCATCCACCACCATCGCCTGTGGGGTGAAATGATAAATATCGCAAAATAGCGCTAATAATTGCTGCTGTTGCCGCGCAATATCACCATCGGTCAGATCCCCCAAGTGCTGACTCAGCACCGCATTGCTGTCACGCAGTAAGCAGAAAGTGTTTTTCATATCAGCCCCGAGGGCCAACATGGCCGGTTGCTGACTAAATCCCGGCGGCAGCTCGAAAGCATCCGGCACATAGCCCCGGGCGCGGCGCAACATTTCCGCCCCATATGGGGTAAAACGCACCAGCGAGTCATCGGCCCGCTGCACAATGTCCCGGTCGTGCAATAGCCAGTGGTCGGCAATCTCATTCAGCGCGCTTAAGGCCTGTTCATTACTCAGGGCCGGTGGCTTGCCGCTGCCATTGCCGGAGGTCATCACCAATGGGCGCGCGACCTGTTGCAGCAGCAAATGTTGTAGCGGATTGGCGGGCAGCATGATGCCGATTTCCGCTAACGTTGGGGCAATGGCGGCGCTGAGTGGGCTGTTTGGTTGCTTAGCGGCTAAAACAATGGGGGCCGCCGGGCTGCGTAATAAGCGCAATAAAGATTTATTATCAGCATCTTGCACACAATTTTTCAGCCAGTTCGTATTGGGTAACATCACCGCCAGCGGCTTGGTGGGCCGCTGTTTACGTGCGCGTAAACGGGCCACCGCCGCGGAATTGGTCGCATCGGCGGCCAGATGAAAACCGCCCAATCCTTTGACGGCCACAATGTCACCCGCCAACAGCGCAACAGCGGCTTGCTCCAGCGCAGAGAAGCCATGGGCCACGGCCTGCCCGTCCGCTCCGGTTAGCCACAGTCGCGGGCCACAATCCGCACAAGCATTGGGCTGAGCATGGAAACGGCGGTCTGCGGGGTGGTCATATTCGGCCTGACACGCCGCACACAATGGGAACTTGCCCATGGCGGTATAGGGCCGGTCGTAAGGCATGCGGTGGATAATAGTAAAACGCGGGCCACAATGGGTGCAGTTGATAAACGGGTAGTGGTAGCGGCGATTGGCCGGGTCATTCATTTCACTCAAACACACATCACAAGTTGCGGCATCTGGCACAATTTGAGTATCCATCTGCCCAGCCCCGCTGTGATGAATCACGAAATCCTGCGGGGGTTGTTCCCAGTGATAGGGTGCGCTGATGAGGCTATCAATGCGCGCCAATGGTGGGCAATCTTGCGGCAATGCCTGCAAAAAATCGCTCACTGCGGGTGATTGCCACAAATGAACCGTCACTCCGGCGCTGTCGTTGCTGACATCACCGTGTAGCCCGAAACGATGCGCAAGTTGCCAGATATAGGGGCGAAATCCCACCCCTTGCACCTTGCCTTTGATCCGCAGGCAGAGGCCGTTTTTATCCACAGAAACTCCAAACTAACAAATTCTAGGCAGCGGTTCGTCTAGCGGCAAATCCAGCCGGCGCGAGACACCAAATGCACCACATAGACGCACGTGTTGACTCTCCGTGACCTGCCCGATAACGGCAGCATCCCGGCCGAGTGGATGGCGATGTAACTCCGCCAAGACCGCATCTTGTGCTTCAGGCGAGACGACCAGCACCAACTTACCTTCATTGGCAAAATTGAGTGCATCCAGCCCCAGTAATTCGCAAATACCGCGCACCGCCGGTTTCAGTGGCAAATCCACTTCATTGATTTCCATGCCACAGCCACTGGCGGCAGCAAACTCATGCAAAATGGCGGTAACCCCACCCCGCGTAGCATCGCGCAACGCCCGCACACCGGCAATGTGGCGCAACGGCGCAATGAGCGGTGCCAGTAGGGCGCAATCACTGACTAATGCCGCCTCCAGCCCTAAATCTTCCCGTAGATTCAAAATAGTCGCGCCGTGATCGCCCACCGTGCCACTGACAATTATCCGATCGCCCGCACGGAGCAGCGCGGTGCCCCACTGGATAGCCGAGGGGATCACCCCGATACCCGTGGTATTAATGAAAATTTTATCAGCCGCACCGCGCTGCACCACTTTGGTATCTCCCGTGACTATCTCAATCCCCGCCTGCTGGGCAGTGGCCGCCATTGATTGCACAATGCGCTCTAAATCAGCCAGTGGCAGCCCCTCCTCCAGAATAAAACCGCACGACAAATAACGCGGTGTTGCGCCACTGACCGCCACATCATTCGCCGTGCCGCACACCGCCAACTTGCCAATATCGCCACCGGGGAAAAAAATAGGATCGATGACATAGCTGTCCGTCGATACTGCCAGCCGATCGCCGAGTGCAGTAAGATCCGCCAGCGCAATACGCGCCTGATCTTCGCGCTCATTCAGTGCTGGGTTAGAAAATGCCGCCAAAAATAGGGATTCGATCAAACTCTGCATGGCCCGTCCACCACTGCCGTGGGCTAGGGTAATTTCTTTTTTATTCATTGAGTTATGGCCTAATTATTGACTTAGATAGCTAGCGGTATTGGTAATAAGCGGCACAAGCCCCTTCAGAGGAAACCATCAGCGCCCCAAATGCATTATCTGGCGAGCACTCGCCACCGAACAAGGGGCATTGATCTGGCTTACAACGCCCAGTCAGCACATCGCCACAGCGGGATCGCGGGTCATCCGCCACTCGGTGTTGCTGTGGATTGAAACGCCGCTCAGCATCAAAATCCTGATATGCCACACTGAGTTGCACACCGGACTCGGCGATTTCGCCTAATCCGCGCCATTCGCTGCGGTTTTTTGCCATAAACACTTCGGCCAGCGCTTGTTGTGCCAGTAGATTGCCGCTGTCTGGCACAATACGGCGATATTGATTTTGTACACAACACCGCCCGCTGACCATCTGCTCTAGCAGCATGACCAACCCCTGCAAAATATCCAGCGGTTCAAAGCCGGTGACCACCAGCGGTTTATTGAATTGGCTGCAAATAAAGTCGTAGGGGGTGGTGCCGATCACCATGCTGACATGGCCGGGCGCAAGGAAACCGTCGATTCGCACATCAGGTTGTTGCAGTAAGCTGCGCAGGGTCGGGATGATGGTGATGTGCTGGCAGAACACAGTGAAATTCGTCAACTCAAGCCGTTTGGCTTGCTGCAATGTGAGGGCAGTGGCGGGCATGGTGGTTTCAAAACCCAGGCCGAAAAATACCACTTCGCGCGAGGGGTTATTCTGCGCCAGCATCAGGGCATCCAGTGGCGAGTAAACCACGCGAATATCCGCTCCGTGCCGTTTGGCATCCAGCATTGAACCCTGGCGGCCCGGTACTCGCATAGCATCGCCATAAGTGCAGAAAATCACCTCCGGATGGGCGGCAATCTCCAGACAACTGTCAATCCGCCCCATCGGCAACACACACACCGGGCAACCCGGCCCATGCACAAACTCCAGCCCGCCGGGCAGCAGTTGGTCAAGACCAAATTTAAAGATTGCATGGGTATGACCGCCGCACACTTCCATGATCTGCAACGGCCAGCGCTGTTGGTCCGCCAACTGCGGCAGTAAGTTTTCGATACGGCTCAACAACGCCGTCACTAATGCCGGATCTCGAAACTCATCAACGTAGCGCATCATTGGCCTCGCTGGCGACCTCATCTAAATCCAGCCCAACAGCTTGCATATGTGCTAACGCCGCCAAAGTTTGCTGGGCTTCTTCTTCATCAAGTAAGCTCATGGCAAACCCGACATGTACCAAGACCCACTGGCCCAGTAGGTCAGTCGGTGATTCGTCGCACACCAACGCGATATTGATTTCGCGTTTTACGCCACTCACTTCCACCCATGCCAGTTGGTGGATATCGTCACCCACCGCCACAATTTTGCCGGGTACGCCTATGCACATCGCTGCGCCTCCAGCCACTCCAGCCACAACTCCATCCCCTCGCCACTGCTGGCCGACAAAGCAATCACCTGAATATCCGGGTTCACCTGACAGGCATAGGCAATGCATTGCTCAATATCAAAATCCAGATACGGCAACAGGTCGATTTTATTGATAATCATTAGAGTGGAAGCGGCAAACATATGAGGGTATTTCAGTGGTTTATCTTCACCCTCGGTCACTGAAAGCACCGCGACCTTATGGCGCTCCCCCAGATCAAAGCTGGCCGGGCACACCAAGTTGCCGACATTTTCAATAAACAGCAGGCTATCATTGGCAAGCCCCAAGCGGTGGGCAGCATCATGCACCATCTGCGCATCAAGATGGCAACCTTTGCCGGTATTCACCTGAATCGCGGGTACACCGGTGGCACGAATGCGCTCGGCATCATGAGTGGTTTGCTGGTCACCCTCAATCACCGCGCAAGGCACTTGCCCGGCCAACAATTGTAAAGTGGTGGTCAACAAGGTGGTTTTGCCGGAACCGGGGCTGGAAACTAAATTCAGCGCCAAAATATGTTGCTCGACAAAATGCTCGCGGTTATGGCTGGCTAAATGGTTATTTTTGCTCAGTACATCTTGCTCGATTTGCAGCAAGCGGCGCTGCCCCATCCCCGGCGCATGGCTACCGGCTTCGCCCTGCCCATAATGCAGCCCAAGCTTATCAGCATGAACCTGCGGCGTGAAAGGCTCCACCGCGGGGGCATCAGTGTCGTCAGGTTCGGCGGCAGTCAGCGGCTCTGGCGCTTTACCATGATAGTGATGATGAACATCCCCTTGATGGTAATAATAATGGTGATGAACAATGACCGGCTGCGCGCCTTTAGCGACATATTTATTTTTATGTTTATGCTGAATTTTTGGCGGCTGGGCCGCACTTTCATGATGATCGTGGTGGCCGTCATCGTGATGATGGTGGTCGTGATGATCGTGGTGGCCGTCATCATGGTGATGATTGTCGTCGCCCTCGATCTTTCTCTCGCCGCTGGCGCAACCACAAGTCGTACACATAGGAATTCACTCCTTCAGAATTATTCCACTTCTATCTGTTTTACCTGCAAATGGCTGCCGCTCTCTACTTGCAGAGCATGGCTGCCACAATGCGGGCACCCGGCATCATGCCGCTCAATCTGTACACTGGTGCTGCACTCCCAACACCAGGCAACCGCAGGCAAGTAGCGCAGATGCAATTGGCAATCTGCGGCCAGTGTCTGGCGGCTGGCCGCCTCAAAGCTAAAGCGCAAAGCGCTCTCTTCAATACAGGAGAGCGCGCCAATTTCCAGCCAAACTGCGGTGATTCGTTTGGCACCGTGCAATTGTGCCTGTTTCTCTATCAGCTCCAGTGTGCTGAGACACAAACTGATTTCATGCATGCTGATTCGTTATCTGGCTGACTTTATTAAACAAAGCGCGCCGCCGTGGATTAGCCGGGGCATCGGCATCGGTGACTGGCAGTGAGAGCGCCATGCGCACACTTTGCTCCGCCAGTTGTACCGCCCGTTCAGCACTGAGCGCGGTGTCCAGTGGCGACATCAGCGAGCGGCTTAAATACTGGCCGCAGCCCGCAATTTCGCTGGTGGTAAACCCAATAGTGCCGCAAGGTAGCGCCAGCATCAGGCGCTCTCCCACCATACGGCGCTGCCAAGATTGCTGCGGCCCCGGCAATACCACCAAACTCAGCATCCATGGAGTCAATAACGCACCAATCCACTGCTGCTCAAATAACTGAAATCCACAGGCGCGCAGGGGAATGTGGTCGCGATAAAATGGCAATTTGCACATTTCATCGGCCGCTATTTGGCTAAACACCTGCTCCAGCAATTGCGCCGGATTTTGTGCATGGCCGGCAATAACATCAGACATGACTTTCTTCTCGCGCTTTGAGGGTAATCCCGCTGGTGCGTAATGCCGCCAGAATCTGTTCCAACGCCGGTTCAATGGCTCGCGTGACCGTTGGTGTCAGGCCGATATTCGGAGCCAGTGACTCCGGCACCACCCCCACCAGCGTTAACTGACGTGGAAACTCGCCGGTCAGTTGCAATGCCATCAACACATCACATAGCCCCAACTGATGCGGCGACACTTTGCGGCTGAACATTGCGGGGATTTCTTTATCGCGTAATACCGCCACCGTCCCCGGTGGCTGCCCAGTCAGCACCGCATCGGCAACAATCAAATGTTCACGATTGGCCATAGCTTCCATCAGCTCCAGCCCCGCGGTGCCACCATCCAGCACCTCGACTCCCGCTGGCAGGTGAAAGCGCTGTTCCAGCGCTTCGACAATTCGCACCCCGACCGCTTCATCACTGAGTAATAAATTACCTATACCTAATACCAAAATCCCCATCACAGCACCTTGACTTTGGTCACTTCGTTGCCCGTTGTATCAACAATATGTACCGCACAAGACATACACGGGTCGAATGAGTGAATGGTCCGCACCACTTCCAGTGGTTTGGCAGGATCAGCCACCGGAGTGCCCACCAGCGCTTGCTCGTAAGGCCCCGGTTCATCATTATAATTACGCGGCCCGGCATTCCAGGTTGATGGCACCACCGCCTGATAGTTGCCGATTTTGCCATCTTTGATAACCACCCAATGGGACAACATGCCGCGCGGGGCTTCTTCAAAACCGACCCCACGAATTTCGCCCGTCAGGGGAATGTCAGGTTTGATAAAGGTTTCCACATCACCGGTGCCAATGTTGGTGACCAGCGCCGTCCATTGCTGGGCCAGTGTTTCATGCAATACGCAGCAATGCACCGCCCGGCCAATGATGCGCCCCAGCGTTGAGGGCAATTGTTCAGCCGTGATAGCCTGCCCGCTCAGTTTTTGGTAAGCCGCACCAATGTCAGTGAAATGCTGTTTAGTCGGCGCGTGCCCGGCGGCCACCCCGCACATTAGCCATGCCAACGGCCCCACTTCGACGGTTTTGCCGTAAAAAGTCGGCGCTTTTACCCACGAATATTTGCCATCCTCCTGCCAGCCGGTGTAGTTCGGATTGGTTTTTCCCTCCCACGGTGCCAGCGGCTCGTCATCTTGATACCAAGCATGTTTGCCACTCTCGGCAATGCCTTTTATCAAATACGGGTCGTTGTGATTGGCAATCGGGCGGAAAGCACCATTTTCCAGATATCCCCCCGGTAACAAGAAAGTTTCCCCTTTGCGATCAATAGGTAGCTCCGGCACGCTGAGATAATAATCCGCCCCTTTACCCAGATTAAGCCAGCCCGGATAGTGGGCGGCAATCACCGCGGTATCCACTTTATAAACCTGCTCGATAAAGCTGCCCAGCCGGTCAATAAAGGATTTCACCAGCATCAGGCGCTCTAGGTTAAGCACGCTCGGCATATCCAGATTAATCGGATTGGCCACCCCGCCCACCGCCAGGTTCTGAATATGCGGTGTTTTGCCACCCAGCACCGCCACAATGCGATTGGCATCGCGCTGACACTCCAGCGCTTGCAGATAATGCGCCACGGCAATCAAATTGACCTCTGGCGGCAGTGCCATGGCCGGATGGCCCCAATAGCCGTTAGCAAAAATACCGAGCTGGCCGCTGGCGACTAACTCTTTGATTTTCTGCTGCACACGGGTAAATTCTTCCGCACTGTTCAACGGCCAACTGGACAATCCACTCAGCATGGCCGCCGCCTTTTGCGGCGAAGCTTGCAACGCGGAGGTGACATCCACCCAGTCCAGCGCCGACAATTGATAGAAATGAACAATATGGTCATGAATACTGTGCGCGGCCAAGATCAGGTTGCGAATATGCTGGGCATTGACCGGCACTTCCAGCCCTAATGCATTTTCCACCGCCCGCACCGAGGCAATGGCATGAATAGTGGTGCAGACGCCACAAATACGCTGCACAATCATCCAAGCATCGCGCGGATCATTACCTTGTAAAATCTCTTCCATGCCACGCCACATGGTGCCGGAGGACCAAGCCTTAATAACCTTGCCGTCCTCAATTTCGCAGTCGATCCGCAGGTGCCCTTCAATGCGAGTGACGGGATCAATGGTGATGCGTTGGCTCATGCTTTACCTCTGTCTGATTATTCTTATGTAACTGCCCGTGAGCCGGAAGCACCGGCAACAGTCGAATCAATAAAATGTAGGCGCAGACCTCAATGGCGACGAAGCCGATGGAGATCAGGATTTCACTGGTGGTGGGGAAATAGCGGTAGCCGCCGCCGGGATTAAAGGCCAAAAGTGAGTAATTGAGCCGCCATAGGGCTCCGCCGCCAATCATGCAAAGCGCGCCAATAAACAGCAGGCGGCTGTCTTGTCTGGCTTGCGGGATGCGGAAAATCAGCAACGGCAAGGCCATCAGGATGATTTCAGCCCAGAAAGCAATGGCGTAGCGGTCAAAGTGCCACAAATATTCCGTCTTATGGCGCACGATAACTTCACCCAGACGCAGCATGATAAACAGCAGCAAGAATACGTCGATGATCGTGGTTAATCGTGTGAATAACGGCGCTTCATCAGCTCCCCGCCCCCGCAGCCCGGCCTGTACCAGAGAACCTTCGAAAATAACAATTGAGAAGCCCAAAATGGCGGCCGTCAACAAAGAGAACAGCGGCAACATTTCATAGCTTTGCCACAGCGGATGAATCTTGG contains:
- the thiM gene encoding hydroxyethylthiazole kinase; the protein is MKTIHTDTSVTPVLFPDTLAAASLQQFRATPPLVHCLTNEVVQSFTANVLLALGAFPAMVVEPEEAAQFSAMANSLLINIGTLHRARAESMLAAISAANQVGTPWVLDPVAVGGLAYRTDFAKELLLLKPVAIRGNASEIMALSGIATMGRGVDSVDTSLAALPAARQLATQARTVVAITGEVDYITDGQRVFAVTGGDKLMTRVVGTGCALSAVVAAFSALQGDRLHHVATACRIMSQVGGQVSQRVAGPGSFIPAFLDGLYQLDTLAY
- the hypF gene encoding carbamoyltransferase HypF; translation: MDKNGLCLRIKGKVQGVGFRPYIWQLAHRFGLHGDVSNDSAGVTVHLWQSPAVSDFLQALPQDCPPLARIDSLISAPYHWEQPPQDFVIHHSGAGQMDTQIVPDAATCDVCLSEMNDPANRRYHYPFINCTHCGPRFTIIHRMPYDRPYTAMGKFPLCAACQAEYDHPADRRFHAQPNACADCGPRLWLTGADGQAVAHGFSALEQAAVALLAGDIVAVKGLGGFHLAADATNSAAVARLRARKQRPTKPLAVMLPNTNWLKNCVQDADNKSLLRLLRSPAAPIVLAAKQPNSPLSAAIAPTLAEIGIMLPANPLQHLLLQQVARPLVMTSGNGSGKPPALSNEQALSALNEIADHWLLHDRDIVQRADDSLVRFTPYGAEMLRRARGYVPDAFELPPGFSQQPAMLALGADMKNTFCLLRDSNAVLSQHLGDLTDGDIARQQQQLLALFCDIYHFTPQAMVVDAHPGYVSHRLGKEWAAQQNIPCIEVLHHHAHLAACLAEHGWPRQGGAVIGLALDGLGYGADGHLWGGECLRVDYENCEYVGGLPAVALPGGDLASRQPWRNLLAQLQRFVPNWQHFPQAAAIPLPQAEVLVRAIARGINAPPASSAGRLFDAVAAALNIVPQAISWEGEAACLLEALAWQSPRTVPPVTLPLRAHQLDLATFWQQWLAFDASPAERAYAFHFALAQGFATLARQAAQRYNIDTIAFSGGVLHNRLLRELLSEQLHDFKLLMPQRLPAGDGGLALGQALIAAARS
- the hypE gene encoding hydrogenase expression/formation protein HypE, whose amino-acid sequence is MNKKEITLAHGSGGRAMQSLIESLFLAAFSNPALNEREDQARIALADLTALGDRLAVSTDSYVIDPIFFPGGDIGKLAVCGTANDVAVSGATPRYLSCGFILEEGLPLADLERIVQSMAATAQQAGIEIVTGDTKVVQRGAADKIFINTTGIGVIPSAIQWGTALLRAGDRIIVSGTVGDHGATILNLREDLGLEAALVSDCALLAPLIAPLRHIAGVRALRDATRGGVTAILHEFAAASGCGMEINEVDLPLKPAVRGICELLGLDALNFANEGKLVLVVSPEAQDAVLAELHRHPLGRDAAVIGQVTESQHVRLCGAFGVSRRLDLPLDEPLPRIC
- the hypD gene encoding hydrogenase formation protein HypD, with product MRYVDEFRDPALVTALLSRIENLLPQLADQQRWPLQIMEVCGGHTHAIFKFGLDQLLPGGLEFVHGPGCPVCVLPMGRIDSCLEIAAHPEVIFCTYGDAMRVPGRQGSMLDAKRHGADIRVVYSPLDALMLAQNNPSREVVFFGLGFETTMPATALTLQQAKRLELTNFTVFCQHITIIPTLRSLLQQPDVRIDGFLAPGHVSMVIGTTPYDFICSQFNKPLVVTGFEPLDILQGLVMLLEQMVSGRCCVQNQYRRIVPDSGNLLAQQALAEVFMAKNRSEWRGLGEIAESGVQLSVAYQDFDAERRFNPQQHRVADDPRSRCGDVLTGRCKPDQCPLFGGECSPDNAFGALMVSSEGACAAYYQYR
- the hybG gene encoding hydrogenase maturation factor HybG — translated: MCIGVPGKIVAVGDDIHQLAWVEVSGVKREINIALVCDESPTDLLGQWVLVHVGFAMSLLDEEEAQQTLAALAHMQAVGLDLDEVASEANDALR
- the hypB gene encoding hydrogenase nickel incorporation protein HypB, which encodes MCTTCGCASGERKIEGDDNHHHDDGHHDHHDHHHHDDGHHDHHESAAQPPKIQHKHKNKYVAKGAQPVIVHHHYYYHQGDVHHHYHGKAPEPLTAAEPDDTDAPAVEPFTPQVHADKLGLHYGQGEAGSHAPGMGQRRLLQIEQDVLSKNNHLASHNREHFVEQHILALNLVSSPGSGKTTLLTTTLQLLAGQVPCAVIEGDQQTTHDAERIRATGVPAIQVNTGKGCHLDAQMVHDAAHRLGLANDSLLFIENVGNLVCPASFDLGERHKVAVLSVTEGEDKPLKYPHMFAASTLMIINKIDLLPYLDFDIEQCIAYACQVNPDIQVIALSASSGEGMELWLEWLEAQRCA
- the hypA gene encoding hydrogenase maturation nickel metallochaperone HypA, with the protein product MHEISLCLSTLELIEKQAQLHGAKRITAVWLEIGALSCIEESALRFSFEAASRQTLAADCQLHLRYLPAVAWCWECSTSVQIERHDAGCPHCGSHALQVESGSHLQVKQIEVE
- the hybE gene encoding hydrogenase-2 assembly chaperone, encoding MSDVIAGHAQNPAQLLEQVFSQIAADEMCKLPFYRDHIPLRACGFQLFEQQWIGALLTPWMLSLVVLPGPQQSWQRRMVGERLMLALPCGTIGFTTSEIAGCGQYLSRSLMSPLDTALSAERAVQLAEQSVRMALSLPVTDADAPANPRRRALFNKVSQITNQHA
- a CDS encoding HyaD/HybD family hydrogenase maturation endopeptidase, giving the protein MGILVLGIGNLLLSDEAVGVRIVEALEQRFHLPAGVEVLDGGTAGLELMEAMANREHLIVADAVLTGQPPGTVAVLRDKEIPAMFSRKVSPHQLGLCDVLMALQLTGEFPRQLTLVGVVPESLAPNIGLTPTVTRAIEPALEQILAALRTSGITLKAREESHV
- the hybC gene encoding hydrogenase 2 large subunit is translated as MSQRITIDPVTRIEGHLRIDCEIEDGKVIKAWSSGTMWRGMEEILQGNDPRDAWMIVQRICGVCTTIHAIASVRAVENALGLEVPVNAQHIRNLILAAHSIHDHIVHFYQLSALDWVDVTSALQASPQKAAAMLSGLSSWPLNSAEEFTRVQQKIKELVASGQLGIFANGYWGHPAMALPPEVNLIAVAHYLQALECQRDANRIVAVLGGKTPHIQNLAVGGVANPINLDMPSVLNLERLMLVKSFIDRLGSFIEQVYKVDTAVIAAHYPGWLNLGKGADYYLSVPELPIDRKGETFLLPGGYLENGAFRPIANHNDPYLIKGIAESGKHAWYQDDEPLAPWEGKTNPNYTGWQEDGKYSWVKAPTFYGKTVEVGPLAWLMCGVAAGHAPTKQHFTDIGAAYQKLSGQAITAEQLPSTLGRIIGRAVHCCVLHETLAQQWTALVTNIGTGDVETFIKPDIPLTGEIRGVGFEEAPRGMLSHWVVIKDGKIGNYQAVVPSTWNAGPRNYNDEPGPYEQALVGTPVADPAKPLEVVRTIHSFDPCMSCAVHIVDTTGNEVTKVKVL
- the hybB gene encoding Ni/Fe-hydrogenase cytochrome b subunit, coding for MTMHKSSPLGGRLVSWPVMLLAPFVVLCALLIVKRLVLGLGSVSDLNGGFPWGIWIAFDLLVGTGLACGGWALAWAVYVFNRGEYHPLVRPALLASLFGYALGGLSITIDVGRYWNLPYFFIPGHFNVNSVLFETAVCMTIYIGVMAVEFAPALFERLGWKVSLKRLNKVMFFVIALGALLPTMHQSSMGSLMIAAGAKIHPLWQSYEMLPLFSLLTAAILGFSIVIFEGSLVQAGLRGRGADEAPLFTRLTTIIDVFLLLFIMLRLGEVIVRHKTEYLWHFDRYAIAFWAEIILMALPLLIFRIPQARQDSRLLFIGALCMIGGGALWRLNYSLLAFNPGGGYRYFPTTSEILISIGFVAIEVCAYILLIRLLPVLPAHGQLHKNNQTEVKHEPTHHH